The Parus major isolate Abel chromosome Z, Parus_major1.1, whole genome shotgun sequence genome has a window encoding:
- the FREM1 gene encoding FRAS1-related extracellular matrix protein 1 isoform X4 — protein MKPFEQSSLFLLLPVVFRVVCSSFISVNLGMKVMKGQSVFLSEEDLKFSIPREKDVCKVEVVINEPITQRVGKLTPQVFDCHFLPNEVKYTHNGCPILDEDMVMLRLYRFTETETFVETFTLHVQLLEPDCNIIKMRSHALEVPEYYGLSRVIDKNILTFDYDRKINLDCSISIISSETHLPAHGQLIAWKAQQEQFRGDQPRGFFPGTEHSLGQHCKNASCTLGPGVINNKKMSCEEFLGMGIQYQHLYPPSPDTDYIPVRLDLSDSRSKTLHKTEYAWLPVRIRGAVPNQIPKAAPMAKFILELDQFILTPITTTTIDAEDNETPKSLLIFNITKPPPQGFVTHLSDHTKPVGSFTWKDLSDMLIAYQPPNNSHTERRNYEVEFEVHDLYFERSLPITVHLSIRTTDTNAPRVSWNTGLNLLEGQSRPITWQHFQIVDNDDIQNVRLVTVDGLQHGRLSVRGQKGFMFTVSDIQAGVVHYHHDDSDSTKDFVVFRIFDGPHSIRHKFPINILPKDDSPPFLISNVVIEVHEGQIMLIQSSMLHASDMDSSDDYILFNITKPSQAGEIMKKPGPNLIGYSVNSFLQRDLFNGIIYYRHLGGEVFEDSLEFVLCDSHDPPNLSEPQVMMVHIIPVDDQLPREAPGATRHLVVKETEISHLTKKHLHFTDVEEQDRELTYNITTSPFFSCSHGYSDAGKLFMVDTIPKLVKDPAALALQSFTQHAVNYMKVAYMPPLQDIGPEPQQVQFIFSVSNQHGGTLYGICFNITILPVDNQAPEVFTTHLRVEEGGMTPITEGHILISDADTKREHLFLLLQRQPEHGVVELDDIPMNAGDRLSYEDMCTLAVRYRHDGSETLTDDVFFAATDGIHFVEFILQVKVLPVNDQLPVMQTGLVPVLHCLEGEAVVLSSQYIYATDADSDDMELMFVLARQPYHGVVRKAGIAVDRFSQADVVAGLVTYKHTSGEIGLTPSIEILTLIVSDGEAGLDVKDCCYDGPRSPPVSRDDPFPVYDLNITVLPVDNQPPSIATGASFVVEEGSSAALTTNHLFATDPDTTADDLEFVLVSPPQFGYIENILPSPGFEKSNMGISIVSFQLKHLKAMNINYVQARHLQMEPTEDKFVLYVTDGLHRSAEIPFFVLISPTNDEVPEFITRNITVQEGEMKELNLSVINAVDLDVPQDPLVFRVVQRPSYGFLINGVHGSDVLRYRDLINHDHHSHGLLVHDFSMELLRNGMKLMYMHDNSENLTDSFRIQLSDGKHKVLRTISVKVIPVNDEKPVLSKKNNIEVNVGDTKIISSAVLSAEDKDTPRERIYYLFERLPENGQLQLKVGPEWVTLRTGMKCTQEEVDMNLVRYVHTGAMGSKKKDRFTFYLWDGYNRSPAVDFYVNIKDLEKGDIVVFTKLLSVPKGDRSCITTDVLLALDGTDKPEELLYVITSPPQYGQIEYISYPGISITSFSQMDVARQIVCYVHKAKAAAREDTFRFIISNGLRTKHGTLKIALEAADQALPTLSRNMGLRLTEGSMALLTSDVLQLSDPDTAEENLTFVLAQLPQYGHLYYHGDVLLQFNFTQQDVDNRDVAYKHRGGNSQIDRFTFVATDRTNQGFIVNGRVQSKPVAFTIQVDHLDKMAPKIIHLHCFSDVELLKNGNYGIYITAKNLKASDPNTEDDKIIFKILRGPHYGYLENVTTGGFIQEGFSQKDLNSKIILYVINQSQEVNSDNLEFQVTDASGNSAAPQRLELRWSRIEMLQTEYEVCENMGVVSLKITRAGHSGESAFITMKVNEISARLGKDFTVTSSKLVQFDPGVSTKMWNVAITYDGLEEDDEVFEVVLNSPVNAVLGTQTKAVVKILDSKGGILF, from the exons ATGAAGCCATTTGAGCAAAGCtcactgtttctgctgctgccagttgTGTTTAGAGTTGTGTGCTCCTCCTTTATTAGTGTGAACCTTGGGATGAAAGTGATGAAGGGACAGTCTGTCTTCCTGTCAGAGGAAGACCTCAAGTTTTCCATCCCCAGAGAGAAGGATGTCTGCAAAGTAGAAGTTGTGATTAATGAGCCAATAACACAGAGGGTTGGGAAACTTACTCCACAG GTTTTTGACTGTCACTTCCTTCCTAATGAAGTCAAATATACCCACAATGGATGTCCAATTTTAGATGAAGACATGGTCATGCTTAGGCTGTACAG GTTTACAGAAACGGAAACATTTGTAGAAACATTCACCCTTCATGTGCAGTTACTTGAGCCAGACTGTAACATCATAAAAATGCGCTCCCATGCTTTGGAGGTCCCTGAATACTATGGTCTGTCCAGGGTGATTGACAAGAATATCCTCACCTTTGATTATGACAGAAAGATAAACCTGGATTGCTCCATTTCCATAATCTCTTCAGAAACTCACCTGCCTGCTCACGGCCAGCTTATCGCCTGGAAAGCGCAGCAAGAGCAGTTTCGTGGAGATCAGCCACGGGGCTTCTTCCCTGGTACTG agcacagcctgggccAGCACTGCAAAAATGCGAGCTGTACACTGGGACCAGGAGTtattaacaacaaaaagatGAGCTGTGAAGAATTTCTGGGGATGGGAATTCAGTATCAACACCTCTACCCCCCCTCACCTGACACTGATTACATTCCCGTGAGGTTGGATCTCTCAGACAGCAGAAGCAAAACTCTGCACAAG ACAGAGTATGCATGGCTTCCTGTTCGGATTAGAGGTGCTGTTCCCAACCAAATACCCAAAGCTGCCCCAATGGCAAAGTTCATCCTGGAATTAGATCAATTTATTTTAACCCCTATTACAACCACAACCATTGATGCCGAAGACAATGAGACTCCAAAGTCCCTGCTTATATTCAACATTACCAAGCCACCTCCACAGGGCTTTGTCACTCACCTCTCTGACCACACAAAGCCTGTTGGCTCCTTCACGTGGAAGGATCTCAGTGACATGCTCATTGCTTATCAGCCTCCAAATAACAGCCACACGGAGAGGAGGAATTATGAG GTGGAATTTGAGGTGCATGACTTGTACTTCGAAAGGAGTTTACCAATCACTGTGCATCTTTCTATCAGAACAACAGATACAAATGCCCCTCGTGTTTCATGGAATACAG GCCTCAACCTCCTAGAGGGACAATCCCGACCCATCACATGGCAACACTTCCAAATTGTGGACAATGATGACATCCAAAACGTTCGCTTGGTCACAGTTGATGGCTTACAGCATGGGCGGCTGTCAGTGCGAG GACAGAAAGGATTCATGTTCACCGTCTCTGACATTCAGGCTGGAGTTGTTCATTACCATCACGATGACAGTGATTCTACTAAAGACTTTGTGGTATTTAGAATCTTTGATGGTCCCCACAGTATTCGACATAAGTTTCCAATAAATATCCTCCCAAAAGATGATAGCCCTCCATTTCTGATCAGCAATGTGGTCATTGAAGTTCACGAGGGACAGATAATGCTGATTCAGAGCTCCATGCTTCATGCTTCAGACATGGATTCCAGTGATGACTACATACTATTCAATATTACCAAGCCATCACAGGCTGGAGAAATCATGAAGAAACCAGGACCAAACTTAATAG GGTATTCTGTCAACAGTTTTCTTCAGAGGGATCTATTTAATGGAATAATTTATTATCGTCATTTGGGAGGAGAAGTGTTTGAAGATTCCCTTGAGTTTGTGCTATGTGATAGCCATGACCCTCCAAATCTCTCAGAGCCACAG GTGATGATGGTTCACATTATCCCTGTGGACGACCAGCTACCCAGAGAAGCTCCAGGAGCGACCCGTCACCTGGTTGTTAAGGAGACTGAGATTTCCCACCTAACTAAGAAACATCTCCACTTCACAGATGTGGAAGAGCAAGACAGGGAGCTCACATACAACATAACCACTTCcccatttttctcttgcagcCATGG CTACTCAGATGCTGGGAAACTATTTATGGTGGACACCATCCCCAAATTGGTCAAGGATCCTGCTGCTCTTGCACTGCAGTCATTTACTCAG CATGCTGTGAACTATATGAAAGTTGCTTACATGCCACCCCTGCAGGACATTGGACCTGAACCTCAGCAAGTCCAGTTTATCTTTTCTGTCAGCAATCAGCATGGAGGCACTTTGTATGGGATCTGCTTCAATATTACAATTCTTCCTGTGGACAATCAGGCCCCAGAG gtCTTTACAACCCATTTGAGAGTGGAAGAGGGTGGCATGACCCCTATTACAGAAGGACACATTCTCATCTCCGATGCAGACACAAAACGGGAGcatcttttcctgctcctgcagaggcAGCCAGAGCATGGGGTAGTGGAGCTGGATGACATTCCCATGAATGCAGGGGACAGGCTTTCCTATGAGGACATGTGCACCCTGGCAGTCAG ATATCGTCATGATGGCTCAGAGACTCTCACTGatgatgttttctttgcagCCACAGATGGCATCCATTTTGTAGAGTTCATCCTGCAGGTCAAG GTGCTGCCTGTGAATGATCAGCTACCTGTTATGCAAACAGGCCTTGTTCCCGTGCTCCACTGCCTGGAGGGTGAAGCAGTAGTCCTCTCCTCACAGTACATTTATGCCACAGACGCGGACAGCGATGACATGGAACTGATGTTCGTGCTGGCCCGCCAGCCCTACCACGGGGTAGTGAGGAAAGCTGGCATTGCCGTGGATCGTTTCTCCCAAGCCGATGTCGTCGCTGGTTTAGTCACGTACAAGCACACTA GTGGTGAGATTGGCCTGACTCCTTCCATTGAGATCTTAACCTTGATTGTCTCTGATGGTGAGGCTGGCCTAGATGTGAAAGACTGCTGTTATGATGGGCCTCGTTCTCCTCCAGTTTCACGTGATGATCCATTTCCTGTCTATGACCTTAACATCACTGTGCTTCCAGTGGACAACCAGCCTCCATCAATTGCAACTG GTGCAAGCTTTGTGGTGGAGGAGGGCTCCTCAGCAGCCCTTACTACCAATCACTTGTTTGCCACTGACCCTGACACCACTGCAGATGACTTAGAGTTTGTGTTGGTTTCTCCTCCCCAGTTTGGCTACATTGAAAATATACTGCCTTCTCCTGGGTTTGAGAAGAGCAACATGGGAATAAGCATAG tttcatttcagctgaagcACCTGAAAGCCATGAATATAAACTATGTTCAAGCTAGGCACTTGCAAATGGAGCCAACAGAAGACAAGTTTGTACTTTATGTCACTGATGGGTTACATAGATCAGCAGAGATCCCATTTTTTGTGCTAATCAGCCCAACCAATGATGAAGTTCCAGAATTCATAACCAGGAATATTACT GTTCAGGAAGGGGAGATGAAAGAGCTGAACCTGTCTGTTATCAATGCGGTTGATCTGGATGTGCCTCAAGACCCTCTGGTGTTCAGGGTTGTGCAGAGGCCCTCATACGGGTTCCTTATTAATGGTGTTCACGGCAGTGATGTTCTACGCTATAGAGACTTAATTAACCATGATCACCACAGCCATGGCTTGCTTGTTCATGACTTTTCCATGGAGCTACTGAGGAATG GAATGAAGCTGATGTACATGCATGACAACTCTGAAAACCTCACTGACAGCTTTAGAATTCAGCTATCAGATGGAAAACATAAAGTCCTCAGAACCATTTCAGTGAAAGTCATTCCAGTTAATGATGAGAAACCAGTGCTGAGCAA gaagaacaATATAGAGGTGAACGTAGGTgacactaaaataatttctagcgCTGTTCTGTCAGCAGAAGATAAAGATACCCCCAGGGAGAGAATTTACTACTTATTTGAAAGACTTCCAGAAAATGGTCAGCTTCAGCTCAAG GTAGGACCAGAGTGGGTGACTCTTCGAACAGGAATGAAGTGCACTCAGGAAGAGGTGGATATGAACCTTGTGAGATATGTCCACACTGGAGCTATGGGGTCCAAGAAAAAAGACAGGTTCACATTTTACCTCTGGGATGGGTACAACAGATCCCCAGCTGTGGACTTCTACGTAAATATCAAGGACTTGGAAAAGG GAGACATAGTGGTTTTTACGAAACTGTTAAGCGTGCCAAAAGGAGACCGCAGCTGCATTACAACTGATGTTCTCCTTGCACTGGATGGTACTGACAAGCCGGAGGAGCTCCTTTATGTGATTACCTCCCCACCCCAGTATGGACAAATAGAGTATATCAGCTATCCTGGCATCTCCATTACGAGCTTCAGTCAGATGGATGTAGCACGACAGATTGTCTGCTATGTTCACAAAGCCAAGGCAGCTGCTCGTGAAGATACATTCAG ATTCATCATCAGCAATGGACTGAGGACTAAGCATGGGACACTCAAGATCGCCTTGGAGGCAGCTGACCAGGCTTTGCCCACTCTTTCTAGGAACATGGGGTTAAGATTAACAGAAGGATCTATGGCACTTCTTACTTCTGATGTACTGCAGCTTTCAGACCCAGATACTGCGGAAGAAAACCTTACCTTCGTCTTGGCTCAGCTCCCCCAGTATGGGCATCTCTATTATCATGGGGATGTGCTACTGCAGTTCAATTTCACACAGCAAGATGTGGACAACAGGGATGTTGCATACAAGCACCGAGGTGGGAATTCCCAGATTGACAGATTTACATTTGTTGCCACAGATAGGACTAACCAAGGCTTCATCGTGAATGGGAGGGTGCAGAGCAAGCCAGTGGCATTCACCATTCAG GTGGATCATTTGGACAAAATGGCACCAAAAATCATTCATCTCCATTGCTTTTCTGATGTGGAACTGCTGAAGAATGGCAATTATGGGATCTATATTACTGCCAAGAACCTGAAGGCATCTGACCCCAATACAGAagatgacaaaataatttttaagattttgcGAGGTCCTCATTATGGCTACCTGGAAAATGTAACAACAG GTGGATTCATTCAGGAAGGATTTAGCCAAAAGGatttaaacagcaaaatcaTACTTTATGTCATCAACCAATCACAAGAAGTGAATTCAGACAACTTGGAGTTTCAGGTGACAGATGCCAGTGGAAACTCTGCAGCACCCCAAAG GCTGGAGCTGCGGTGGTCTCGAATTGAAATGCTGCAGACTGAATATGAGGTGTGTGAAAACATGGGAGTGGTGTCTCTGAAAATCACCAGGGCAGGACACTCGGGGGAGTCTGCCTTTATAACCATGAAG GTCAATGAAATATCTGCTAGGCTGGGAAAGGACTTCACTGTGACTTCCTCCAAGCTTGTTCAGTTTGATCCAG GAGTGTCAACCAAGATGTGGAATGTAGCAATTACCTATGATGGATTAGAGGAAGATGATGAAGTCTTTGAAGTAGTTCTGAACTCCCCTGTGAATGCTGTTCTTGGCACACAGACAAAAGCTGTAGTGAAAATTTTGGACTCAAAAGGAGGTATTCTGTTTTGA
- the FREM1 gene encoding FRAS1-related extracellular matrix protein 1 isoform X5: MKPFEQSSLFLLLPVVFRVVCSSFISVNLGMKVMKGQSVFLSEEDLKFSIPREKDVCKVEVVINEPITQRVGKLTPQVFDCHFLPNEVKYTHNGCPILDEDMVMLRLYRFTETETFVETFTLHVQLLEPDCNIIKMRSHALEVPEYYGLSRVIDKNILTFDYDRKINLDCSISIISSETHLPAHGQLIAWKAQQEQFRGDQPRGFFPGTEHSLGQHCKNASCTLGPGVINNKKMSCEEFLGMGIQYQHLYPPSPDTDYIPVRLDLSDSRSKTLHKTEYAWLPVRIRGAVPNQIPKAAPMAKFILELDQFILTPITTTTIDAEDNETPKSLLIFNITKPPPQGFVTHLSDHTKPVGSFTWKDLSDMLIAYQPPNNSHTERRNYEVEFEVHDLYFERSLPITVHLSIRTTDTNAPRVSWNTGLNLLEGQSRPITWQHFQIVDNDDIQNVRLVTVDGLQHGRLSVRGQKGFMFTVSDIQAGVVHYHHDDSDSTKDFVVFRIFDGPHSIRHKFPINILPKDDSPPFLISNVVIEVHEGQIMLIQSSMLHASDMDSSDDYILFNITKPSQAGEIMKKPGPNLIGYSVNSFLQRDLFNGIIYYRHLGGEVFEDSLEFVLCDSHDPPNLSEPQVMMVHIIPVDDQLPREAPGATRHLVVKETEISHLTKKHLHFTDVEEQDRELTYNITTSPFFSCSHGYSDAGKLFMVDTIPKLVKDPAALALQSFTQHAVNYMKVAYMPPLQDIGPEPQQVQFIFSVSNQHGGTLYGICFNITILPVDNQAPEVFTTHLRVEEGGMTPITEGHILISDADTKREHLFLLLQRQPEHGVVELDDIPMNAGDRLSYEDMCTLAVRYRHDGSETLTDDVFFAATDGIHFVEFILQVKVLPVNDQLPVMQTGLVPVLHCLEGEAVVLSSQYIYATDADSDDMELMFVLARQPYHGVVRKAGIAVDRFSQADVVAGLVTYKHTSGEIGLTPSIEILTLIVSDGEAGLDVKDCCYDGPRSPPVSRDDPFPVYDLNITVLPVDNQPPSIATGASFVVEEGSSAALTTNHLFATDPDTTADDLEFVLVSPPQFGYIENILPSPGFEKSNMGISIVSFQLKHLKAMNINYVQARHLQMEPTEDKFVLYVTDGLHRSAEIPFFVLISPTNDEVPEFITRNITVQEGEMKELNLSVINAVDLDVPQDPLVFRVVQRPSYGFLINGVHGSDVLRYRDLINHDHHSHGLLVHDFSMELLRNGMKLMYMHDNSENLTDSFRIQLSDGKHKVLRTISVKVIPVNDEKPVLSKKNNIEVNVGDTKIISSAVLSAEDKDTPRERIYYLFERLPENGQLQLKVGPEWVTLRTGMKCTQEEVDMNLVRYVHTGAMGSKKKDRFTFYLWDGYNRSPAVDFYVNIKDLEKGDIVVFTKLLSVPKGDRSCITTDVLLALDGTDKPEELLYVITSPPQYGQIEYISYPGISITSFSQMDVARQIVCYVHKAKAAAREDTFRFIISNGLRTKHGTLKIALEAADQALPTLSRNMGLRLTEGSMALLTSDVLQLSDPDTAEENLTFVLAQLPQYGHLYYHGDVLLQFNFTQQDVDNRDVAYKHRGGSFGQNGTKNHSSPLLF, encoded by the exons ATGAAGCCATTTGAGCAAAGCtcactgtttctgctgctgccagttgTGTTTAGAGTTGTGTGCTCCTCCTTTATTAGTGTGAACCTTGGGATGAAAGTGATGAAGGGACAGTCTGTCTTCCTGTCAGAGGAAGACCTCAAGTTTTCCATCCCCAGAGAGAAGGATGTCTGCAAAGTAGAAGTTGTGATTAATGAGCCAATAACACAGAGGGTTGGGAAACTTACTCCACAG GTTTTTGACTGTCACTTCCTTCCTAATGAAGTCAAATATACCCACAATGGATGTCCAATTTTAGATGAAGACATGGTCATGCTTAGGCTGTACAG GTTTACAGAAACGGAAACATTTGTAGAAACATTCACCCTTCATGTGCAGTTACTTGAGCCAGACTGTAACATCATAAAAATGCGCTCCCATGCTTTGGAGGTCCCTGAATACTATGGTCTGTCCAGGGTGATTGACAAGAATATCCTCACCTTTGATTATGACAGAAAGATAAACCTGGATTGCTCCATTTCCATAATCTCTTCAGAAACTCACCTGCCTGCTCACGGCCAGCTTATCGCCTGGAAAGCGCAGCAAGAGCAGTTTCGTGGAGATCAGCCACGGGGCTTCTTCCCTGGTACTG agcacagcctgggccAGCACTGCAAAAATGCGAGCTGTACACTGGGACCAGGAGTtattaacaacaaaaagatGAGCTGTGAAGAATTTCTGGGGATGGGAATTCAGTATCAACACCTCTACCCCCCCTCACCTGACACTGATTACATTCCCGTGAGGTTGGATCTCTCAGACAGCAGAAGCAAAACTCTGCACAAG ACAGAGTATGCATGGCTTCCTGTTCGGATTAGAGGTGCTGTTCCCAACCAAATACCCAAAGCTGCCCCAATGGCAAAGTTCATCCTGGAATTAGATCAATTTATTTTAACCCCTATTACAACCACAACCATTGATGCCGAAGACAATGAGACTCCAAAGTCCCTGCTTATATTCAACATTACCAAGCCACCTCCACAGGGCTTTGTCACTCACCTCTCTGACCACACAAAGCCTGTTGGCTCCTTCACGTGGAAGGATCTCAGTGACATGCTCATTGCTTATCAGCCTCCAAATAACAGCCACACGGAGAGGAGGAATTATGAG GTGGAATTTGAGGTGCATGACTTGTACTTCGAAAGGAGTTTACCAATCACTGTGCATCTTTCTATCAGAACAACAGATACAAATGCCCCTCGTGTTTCATGGAATACAG GCCTCAACCTCCTAGAGGGACAATCCCGACCCATCACATGGCAACACTTCCAAATTGTGGACAATGATGACATCCAAAACGTTCGCTTGGTCACAGTTGATGGCTTACAGCATGGGCGGCTGTCAGTGCGAG GACAGAAAGGATTCATGTTCACCGTCTCTGACATTCAGGCTGGAGTTGTTCATTACCATCACGATGACAGTGATTCTACTAAAGACTTTGTGGTATTTAGAATCTTTGATGGTCCCCACAGTATTCGACATAAGTTTCCAATAAATATCCTCCCAAAAGATGATAGCCCTCCATTTCTGATCAGCAATGTGGTCATTGAAGTTCACGAGGGACAGATAATGCTGATTCAGAGCTCCATGCTTCATGCTTCAGACATGGATTCCAGTGATGACTACATACTATTCAATATTACCAAGCCATCACAGGCTGGAGAAATCATGAAGAAACCAGGACCAAACTTAATAG GGTATTCTGTCAACAGTTTTCTTCAGAGGGATCTATTTAATGGAATAATTTATTATCGTCATTTGGGAGGAGAAGTGTTTGAAGATTCCCTTGAGTTTGTGCTATGTGATAGCCATGACCCTCCAAATCTCTCAGAGCCACAG GTGATGATGGTTCACATTATCCCTGTGGACGACCAGCTACCCAGAGAAGCTCCAGGAGCGACCCGTCACCTGGTTGTTAAGGAGACTGAGATTTCCCACCTAACTAAGAAACATCTCCACTTCACAGATGTGGAAGAGCAAGACAGGGAGCTCACATACAACATAACCACTTCcccatttttctcttgcagcCATGG CTACTCAGATGCTGGGAAACTATTTATGGTGGACACCATCCCCAAATTGGTCAAGGATCCTGCTGCTCTTGCACTGCAGTCATTTACTCAG CATGCTGTGAACTATATGAAAGTTGCTTACATGCCACCCCTGCAGGACATTGGACCTGAACCTCAGCAAGTCCAGTTTATCTTTTCTGTCAGCAATCAGCATGGAGGCACTTTGTATGGGATCTGCTTCAATATTACAATTCTTCCTGTGGACAATCAGGCCCCAGAG gtCTTTACAACCCATTTGAGAGTGGAAGAGGGTGGCATGACCCCTATTACAGAAGGACACATTCTCATCTCCGATGCAGACACAAAACGGGAGcatcttttcctgctcctgcagaggcAGCCAGAGCATGGGGTAGTGGAGCTGGATGACATTCCCATGAATGCAGGGGACAGGCTTTCCTATGAGGACATGTGCACCCTGGCAGTCAG ATATCGTCATGATGGCTCAGAGACTCTCACTGatgatgttttctttgcagCCACAGATGGCATCCATTTTGTAGAGTTCATCCTGCAGGTCAAG GTGCTGCCTGTGAATGATCAGCTACCTGTTATGCAAACAGGCCTTGTTCCCGTGCTCCACTGCCTGGAGGGTGAAGCAGTAGTCCTCTCCTCACAGTACATTTATGCCACAGACGCGGACAGCGATGACATGGAACTGATGTTCGTGCTGGCCCGCCAGCCCTACCACGGGGTAGTGAGGAAAGCTGGCATTGCCGTGGATCGTTTCTCCCAAGCCGATGTCGTCGCTGGTTTAGTCACGTACAAGCACACTA GTGGTGAGATTGGCCTGACTCCTTCCATTGAGATCTTAACCTTGATTGTCTCTGATGGTGAGGCTGGCCTAGATGTGAAAGACTGCTGTTATGATGGGCCTCGTTCTCCTCCAGTTTCACGTGATGATCCATTTCCTGTCTATGACCTTAACATCACTGTGCTTCCAGTGGACAACCAGCCTCCATCAATTGCAACTG GTGCAAGCTTTGTGGTGGAGGAGGGCTCCTCAGCAGCCCTTACTACCAATCACTTGTTTGCCACTGACCCTGACACCACTGCAGATGACTTAGAGTTTGTGTTGGTTTCTCCTCCCCAGTTTGGCTACATTGAAAATATACTGCCTTCTCCTGGGTTTGAGAAGAGCAACATGGGAATAAGCATAG tttcatttcagctgaagcACCTGAAAGCCATGAATATAAACTATGTTCAAGCTAGGCACTTGCAAATGGAGCCAACAGAAGACAAGTTTGTACTTTATGTCACTGATGGGTTACATAGATCAGCAGAGATCCCATTTTTTGTGCTAATCAGCCCAACCAATGATGAAGTTCCAGAATTCATAACCAGGAATATTACT GTTCAGGAAGGGGAGATGAAAGAGCTGAACCTGTCTGTTATCAATGCGGTTGATCTGGATGTGCCTCAAGACCCTCTGGTGTTCAGGGTTGTGCAGAGGCCCTCATACGGGTTCCTTATTAATGGTGTTCACGGCAGTGATGTTCTACGCTATAGAGACTTAATTAACCATGATCACCACAGCCATGGCTTGCTTGTTCATGACTTTTCCATGGAGCTACTGAGGAATG GAATGAAGCTGATGTACATGCATGACAACTCTGAAAACCTCACTGACAGCTTTAGAATTCAGCTATCAGATGGAAAACATAAAGTCCTCAGAACCATTTCAGTGAAAGTCATTCCAGTTAATGATGAGAAACCAGTGCTGAGCAA gaagaacaATATAGAGGTGAACGTAGGTgacactaaaataatttctagcgCTGTTCTGTCAGCAGAAGATAAAGATACCCCCAGGGAGAGAATTTACTACTTATTTGAAAGACTTCCAGAAAATGGTCAGCTTCAGCTCAAG GTAGGACCAGAGTGGGTGACTCTTCGAACAGGAATGAAGTGCACTCAGGAAGAGGTGGATATGAACCTTGTGAGATATGTCCACACTGGAGCTATGGGGTCCAAGAAAAAAGACAGGTTCACATTTTACCTCTGGGATGGGTACAACAGATCCCCAGCTGTGGACTTCTACGTAAATATCAAGGACTTGGAAAAGG GAGACATAGTGGTTTTTACGAAACTGTTAAGCGTGCCAAAAGGAGACCGCAGCTGCATTACAACTGATGTTCTCCTTGCACTGGATGGTACTGACAAGCCGGAGGAGCTCCTTTATGTGATTACCTCCCCACCCCAGTATGGACAAATAGAGTATATCAGCTATCCTGGCATCTCCATTACGAGCTTCAGTCAGATGGATGTAGCACGACAGATTGTCTGCTATGTTCACAAAGCCAAGGCAGCTGCTCGTGAAGATACATTCAG ATTCATCATCAGCAATGGACTGAGGACTAAGCATGGGACACTCAAGATCGCCTTGGAGGCAGCTGACCAGGCTTTGCCCACTCTTTCTAGGAACATGGGGTTAAGATTAACAGAAGGATCTATGGCACTTCTTACTTCTGATGTACTGCAGCTTTCAGACCCAGATACTGCGGAAGAAAACCTTACCTTCGTCTTGGCTCAGCTCCCCCAGTATGGGCATCTCTATTATCATGGGGATGTGCTACTGCAGTTCAATTTCACACAGCAAGATGTGGACAACAGGGATGTTGCATACAAGCACCGAG GTGGATCATTTGGACAAAATGGCACCAAAAATCATTCATCTCCATTGCTTTTCTGA